The following proteins are co-located in the Candida dubliniensis CD36 chromosome 3, complete sequence genome:
- a CDS encoding 40S ribosomal protein S15 (Similar to S. cerevisiae RPS15;~spliced gene), which translates to MVDATAPKKRTFKQFSFKGVDLKDLVEMPTEEFTKLCGARVRRRFSRGLDSKPMGLIKKLRAARAATEPNERPAVVKTHLRNMIVVPEMIGSVVGVYNGKVFNTVEIKPEMVGHYLGEFSITYTPVRHGRAGNASSKFMPLR; encoded by the exons ATGGTTGACGCTA CTGCCCCAAAGAAGAGAACCTTCAAACAATTCTCCTTTAAAGGTGTTGATTTAAAAGACTTGGTTGAAATGCCAACTGAAGAATTCACCAAATTATGTGGTGCCAGAGTCAGAAGAAGATTCTCCAGAGGTTTAGACTCCAAACCAATGGgtttaatcaaaaaattgagaGCTGCCAGAGCTGCCACTGAACCAAATGAAAGACCAGCTGTTGTCAAAACTCACTTGAGAAACATGATTGTTGTTCCAGAAATGATTGGTTCTGTTGTCGGTGTCTACAACGGTAAAGTTTTCAACACTGTTGAAATCAAACCAGAAATGGTTGGTCACTACTTGGGTGAATTCTCCATTACCTATACTCCAGTTAGACACGGTAGAGCTGGTAATGCTTCTTCTAAATTCATGCCATTGAGATAA
- the RPP2B gene encoding 60S acidic ribosomal protein P2 (In S. cerevisiae: a component of the ribosomal stalk, which is involved in the interaction between translational elongation factors and the ribosome) gives MKYLAAYLLLVQGGNATPSASDISAVLETVGVEAEESRLQALLKDLEGKDLQELIAEGNTKLASVPTGGAAAGGASGSAGAASGAAAEAEEEKEEEAKEESDDDMGFGLFD, from the coding sequence atgaAATACTTAGCTGCTTACTTGTTGTTAGTTCAAGGTGGTAACGCCACTCCATCAGCTTCTGATATCAGCGCTGTCTTGGAAACTGTTGGTGTTGAAGCCGAAGAATCCAGATTACAAGCtttattgaaagatttGGAAGGTAAAGATTTGCAAGAATTGATTGCTGAAGGTAACACCAAATTAGCTTCTGTCCCAACCGGTGGTGCTGCTGCTGGTGGTGCTTCCGGTTCTGCTGGTGCCGCTTCTGGTGCCGCTGCTGAagctgaagaagaaaaagaagaagaagctaaagaagaatctgatgatgatatggGTTTCGGTTTATTCGATTAG
- a CDS encoding conserved hypothetical protein (CGD describes this gene as an orthologue of S. cerevisiae RAD50. This is not supported by Fasta/BlastP alignments), producing MLITLSKMNHSYTYTKNFIQDQVNILNESYKINSQIRSILSEQEEITESELQTILNLLNNEIKECNNELFPSQINNQIVSQILKLEKQKLKIVNSQLLKINSFIEPITLPDFDNLTNQDQNKKLAELTAQIKELPNSKYLFVSSTDTTDIQDEYDLDDDDNDPVHDEQVENNETDEANTNIVQDDQEEAISSEQMKKEFIEEIANEVNVSNVQPDQELIDKYDKLRTDLINISDRLKYKSGKLEYLSGLHQTLSEIVGVRSTVSNSQHPESNQIYDSDEEVNTPNDHETNLLSGPDNTRTSIQSELNRFRMLVEKISYKVNTKNLTADNLREKLQEINQNPGRTT from the coding sequence ATGTTGATTACACTCTCGAAAATGAACCATTCTTACACATATACAAAGAATTTCATTCAGGATCAAGTTAACATACTAAATGAACTGtataaaattaattctCAAATCAGAAGCATTCTATCTGAACAGGAAGAAATTACCGAATCTGAGTTACAAACAATTTTGAATCTACTAAATAACGAGATTAAAGAATGCAACAATGAATTGTTCCCATCacaaatcaataatcaGATAGTACTGCAGATTTTGAAGTTGGAAAAACAGAAGCTAAAGATAGTTAACCTGCAATTGCTCAAAATCAATTCGTTTATTGAACCCATCACATTGCCTGATTTTGATAACCTAACGAACCAagatcaaaacaaaaaattggcTGAGCTAACAGCACAAATAAAAGAACTCCCCAATCTGAAGTATTTGTTTGTATCCAGTACAGATACAACTGATATTCAAGATGAATACGATttggatgatgatgataatgatccGGTGCACGATGAGCAGGTAGAGAATAACGAAACTGATGAAGCCAATACAAATATAGTTCAAGATGATCAGGAAGAAGCAATATCTAGTGAGCAAATGAAAAAGGAGTTTATCGAAGAAATTGCCAATGAAGTGAATGTTTCAAACGTACAACCAGATCAAGAGTTGATCGATAAATACGATAAGCTAAGGACTGACCTCATAAATATAAGTGACCGATTGAAATACAAGTCTGGGAAGTTGGAGTATTTATCAGGGTTGCACCAAACATTATCGGAGATTGTTGGTGTTCGTTCAACCGTCAGCAACAGTCAACACCCTGAACTGAACCAAATATACGACAGTGATGAAGAGGTAAACACGCCCAACGATCATGAAACGAATCTTCTATCTGGTCCAGATAATACACGAACAAGCATACAAAGTGAACTCAATCGTTTTAGAATGTTAGTTGAGAAAATATCATACAAGGTCAATACCAAAAATCTTACTGCTGACAATCTTCGTGAAAAGCTAcaagaaataaatcaaaaccCAGGCAGGACTACATAA